A genomic stretch from Empedobacter stercoris includes:
- the hemH gene encoding ferrochelatase, which produces MSKKGILLVNLGSPKSTSVNDVKEYLGEFLMDERVIDYNWILRTLLVKGIILNTRPSKSAQAYEKIWTDAGSPLIVITEKIKNKLQNIVDIPVEIGMRYAEPSIENGISKLVEKGVDKIVLFPLYPQYAMSTTESVVVKTEKVRKEKFPSIKINYVEPFYNKDIYIDCLVESIKDKFSNDFDGLLFSYHGIPERHIYKTDPTRTCNLSDCCDREFNPSHQFCYRHQCFETTKKVIEKLNLSREKTIVSFQSRLGKDKWIEPYTDSTLKVLPSKGIKKLAVVCPAFVSDCLETLEEIAMEGKEIFIDNGGEAYEYISCLNDNDSWIHVIKTLCEEKIDDFYLL; this is translated from the coding sequence TTGAGTAAAAAAGGAATATTATTAGTTAATTTAGGATCACCTAAATCTACATCCGTAAATGACGTAAAAGAGTATCTTGGAGAGTTTTTAATGGATGAAAGAGTTATTGACTATAATTGGATTCTAAGAACACTTTTAGTAAAAGGAATTATATTAAACACAAGACCTTCAAAATCCGCACAAGCTTATGAGAAAATTTGGACAGATGCGGGATCTCCTTTAATAGTCATTACTGAAAAAATAAAAAATAAATTACAAAATATTGTTGATATTCCTGTTGAAATAGGAATGAGATATGCTGAGCCTAGTATAGAAAATGGAATTTCTAAACTAGTTGAGAAAGGTGTAGATAAAATTGTATTATTTCCATTGTATCCTCAATATGCTATGAGTACAACAGAATCTGTAGTTGTAAAAACAGAAAAAGTAAGAAAAGAGAAATTTCCATCTATTAAAATAAATTATGTGGAACCATTTTATAATAAAGATATATATATAGATTGTCTTGTTGAAAGTATAAAAGACAAGTTTTCGAATGATTTTGATGGGCTGTTATTTTCTTACCACGGTATCCCAGAAAGACATATTTATAAAACAGATCCTACAAGGACTTGTAATTTAAGTGACTGTTGTGATAGAGAATTTAATCCAAGTCATCAATTCTGTTATCGTCATCAATGTTTTGAGACAACAAAAAAAGTTATAGAAAAATTAAATTTATCTCGCGAAAAAACAATTGTTTCATTTCAATCTAGACTAGGAAAAGATAAATGGATTGAGCCATATACAGATTCTACTTTAAAAGTTTTACCATCAAAAGGAATAAAAAAATTGGCAGTTGTTTGCCCTGCATTTGTATCTGATTGTTTGGAAACTCTAGAGGAAATAGCAATGGAAGGAAAAGAAATATTTATTGATAATGGGGGAGAAGCTTATGAGTATATTTCATGTCTAAATGATAATGATTCATGGATACATGTAATCAAAACTTTATGTGAAGAAAAAATAGATGATTTTTATTTATTATAA
- a CDS encoding catalase, whose protein sequence is MKKSKKSDLKSEQMSQFTIDNSNQKLTTNDGVSIYDNNNTLKVGDRGPSLQQDHIYFDKLGHFDRERIPERVVHARGSGAHGILEIHEDISEYTCANFLQKGKTTPLFIRFSTVAGFKGSTDLARDVRGFSVKFYTEDGNYDLVGNNIPVFFIQDAMNFPDLIHAVKPEPDKEIPQAASAHDTFWDFISLMPESAHMIMWAMSDRAIPRSLRMMEGFGVHTFKLINEKGKATFVKFHWKPKLGVHSVAWNEAQKISGFNSDFHRLDLWEAIDEGNFPQWDLGVQLIPEEDELKYSFDILDATKLVPEELVPVKIIGTMTLNRNPDNFFAETEQVAFDPGRIIPGIDLSDDPLLQGRIFSYMDTQNYRLGGANFHEIPINRSLNQKHNNQKDGTGRIDILKGGVSYFPNSKASGCPYHAMLKGEEGFQSHEQKVEGKKVRARSDSFADHFSQATLFFNSQSKPEKQHIIDAFSFELSKVSDPKIRERQVAILYQIDKTLAQKVGDSLGIIPPKKLDELTLSFARQNHPNYPLKPKKQEINSSDALSMKVKEGEGNIKTRKVAFLVDNGVSKKSVDQLKKALEKEGAQAVLISSKVGELTYEEGSKEKISHSYLTDPSVCYDAVFTPSGKSIESLKLNPDYYEFINDSYRHCKILAFAKGAGSLMDNSFVKLDRGVILEDENENWIADFIQVMKLHRIWDREEERKVPS, encoded by the coding sequence ATGAAAAAATCAAAAAAATCAGACCTTAAATCAGAACAAATGAGTCAATTTACAATTGATAATTCGAATCAAAAATTGACGACTAATGATGGTGTGTCTATCTATGATAATAATAACACCTTAAAAGTTGGAGATAGAGGACCTTCCTTACAACAAGACCATATATACTTTGATAAGTTGGGTCATTTCGATCGAGAAAGAATACCTGAACGAGTTGTACATGCTCGAGGTAGTGGAGCTCACGGAATATTAGAAATACATGAGGATATAAGTGAATATACATGTGCAAATTTTCTTCAAAAAGGTAAAACAACACCACTATTTATTCGTTTTTCAACTGTTGCAGGATTTAAAGGATCAACAGATTTAGCTAGGGATGTTAGAGGATTTTCAGTAAAATTTTATACAGAAGATGGTAATTATGATTTAGTTGGAAATAACATTCCTGTATTTTTTATTCAAGATGCTATGAATTTCCCTGATTTAATACATGCTGTTAAGCCAGAGCCAGATAAAGAAATTCCCCAAGCTGCTTCAGCGCACGATACTTTTTGGGATTTTATTTCATTAATGCCTGAATCTGCACATATGATAATGTGGGCGATGTCTGACCGAGCAATTCCTCGAAGCCTTAGAATGATGGAGGGGTTTGGTGTACATACATTTAAATTGATTAATGAGAAAGGTAAAGCAACTTTTGTTAAATTCCATTGGAAACCTAAATTAGGAGTGCATTCTGTTGCGTGGAATGAAGCTCAAAAAATATCAGGATTTAATTCTGACTTTCACCGTCTAGATCTATGGGAAGCTATTGATGAAGGAAATTTTCCGCAGTGGGATTTAGGTGTTCAGCTAATTCCTGAAGAAGATGAATTAAAATATTCTTTTGATATCTTGGATGCTACGAAATTGGTTCCAGAAGAATTAGTTCCTGTAAAAATCATTGGAACGATGACCCTTAACCGCAATCCCGACAATTTTTTTGCTGAAACTGAACAAGTGGCTTTTGACCCTGGAAGAATTATCCCAGGTATTGATTTATCTGATGATCCTTTATTGCAAGGTCGTATTTTTTCGTATATGGATACACAGAATTATAGATTAGGTGGAGCAAATTTCCATGAAATACCTATTAATAGATCATTAAACCAAAAGCATAATAATCAAAAAGATGGAACAGGGAGAATTGATATACTGAAAGGAGGTGTAAGTTATTTTCCTAACAGCAAAGCTTCTGGTTGCCCATATCATGCAATGTTAAAGGGAGAGGAAGGTTTTCAATCTCATGAACAAAAGGTAGAAGGGAAGAAAGTAAGGGCTAGATCTGATTCTTTTGCTGATCATTTCTCGCAAGCAACTTTGTTTTTTAATTCTCAATCCAAACCAGAGAAACAACATATTATAGATGCTTTTAGTTTTGAATTGAGTAAGGTTTCTGATCCAAAAATTAGAGAGAGGCAAGTTGCTATACTTTATCAAATTGATAAAACTTTAGCGCAAAAAGTAGGAGATAGTCTTGGTATTATCCCTCCAAAAAAGTTGGATGAGCTGACATTAAGTTTTGCAAGGCAAAATCATCCCAATTATCCTCTGAAGCCTAAAAAACAAGAAATAAATTCATCTGATGCACTGAGTATGAAAGTAAAAGAAGGTGAAGGGAATATTAAAACCAGAAAAGTAGCCTTTTTAGTAGATAATGGTGTTTCTAAAAAAAGTGTAGATCAATTAAAAAAAGCATTGGAAAAAGAGGGAGCTCAAGCGGTATTAATTTCATCTAAAGTTGGAGAGCTAACTTATGAAGAAGGAAGTAAAGAAAAGATTTCCCATAGTTATCTTACAGATCCATCTGTTTGTTATGATGCAGTGTTTACACCATCAGGCAAATCAATAGAATCTTTAAAATTGAATCCAGATTATTATGAATTTATCAATGATTCTTACAGACATTGTAAAATATTAGCATTTGCAAAAGGAGCAGGTTCGTTAATGGATAATTCATTTGTTAAACTTGATAGAGGAGTGATTTTAGAAGATGAAAATGAGAATTGGATTGCGGATTTTATTCAAGTAATGAAATTACATCGTATTTGGGACCGTGAAGAAGAAAGGAAGGTTCCTTCATAA